The following proteins come from a genomic window of Synergistota bacterium:
- the metG gene encoding methionine--tRNA ligase, translating to MKRFYITTPIYYVNDVPHIGHAYTTIAADVMARWKRMDGYDVLFCTGTDEHGQKIHRAAEKQALHPKELADKVVENFKSLWVKLNISYDDFIRTTEERHKNVVQEAFRRMIESGDIYKGVYEGWYCVFCETFWSESQLLAERRCPDCGREVERVSEETYFFRLSKYQNKLLEHMEKNPDCVKPESRYNEVYSFIKMGLKDISVTRTTVKWGIPFPGDPSHVIYVWFDALINYLTVAGFTQDDEKLKKYWPVVHHLVGKDILRFHAVIWPAMLMALGLNPPKMVFAHGWWTVEGEKMSKSKGNVVDPNEVVDKYGVDSFRYFLLREVPFGLDGDFSHDAFINRINGDLADNFGNLLNRTLVMVERFFDGIVPEPGEEEPVDREVASLAEETLRRAKEYMDEFGFDKTLRDIFAFSSRLNKYIDETSPWSLAKEGNKKRLSRILYTVLEGLRFLVVMLTPFMPESGVKAWKMLGLEGKPEDHGFSSLVWGRFPVGIKVKPGEILFPRKEAVVEPKKEERKMTEFISIEEFRRMDLRIARVISAERVPRTDKLLKLEIDVGDEVRTIVAGIAEVYSPEDLVGKEVVVIANLEPAKIKGIISHGMLLAAIDKEGRPVILRPEKEVGPGSKVT from the coding sequence TTGAAGAGATTTTATATAACTACTCCGATTTATTATGTTAATGATGTTCCTCATATAGGGCATGCCTATACGACTATAGCAGCGGATGTCATGGCTCGTTGGAAAAGGATGGATGGCTATGATGTTTTATTTTGTACGGGGACTGATGAACATGGTCAGAAGATACATAGGGCTGCTGAGAAGCAGGCTCTTCATCCAAAGGAGCTTGCCGATAAGGTTGTTGAAAACTTTAAGAGCTTATGGGTCAAGCTTAACATAAGCTATGATGATTTTATAAGAACCACGGAAGAAAGACATAAAAATGTGGTTCAAGAGGCTTTTAGACGTATGATAGAGTCGGGAGATATATATAAGGGAGTATATGAAGGGTGGTACTGTGTTTTTTGTGAAACGTTTTGGAGTGAATCGCAGCTTCTGGCTGAAAGGAGATGCCCTGATTGTGGTAGAGAAGTTGAAAGGGTAAGCGAGGAAACATACTTTTTTAGGCTTTCTAAATATCAGAATAAGCTTCTTGAGCATATGGAGAAAAATCCTGATTGTGTCAAACCGGAGTCTCGATATAATGAGGTTTATAGCTTTATAAAAATGGGGTTAAAGGATATAAGTGTTACAAGAACAACTGTGAAGTGGGGTATACCTTTCCCAGGAGATCCCTCTCATGTGATATATGTTTGGTTCGATGCTCTTATAAACTATCTTACGGTTGCGGGGTTTACTCAGGATGATGAGAAGCTTAAAAAATATTGGCCTGTAGTTCACCATCTTGTTGGAAAAGATATCTTGAGATTCCATGCGGTTATATGGCCTGCTATGCTCATGGCTCTTGGACTTAATCCTCCAAAGATGGTATTTGCGCATGGTTGGTGGACGGTTGAAGGGGAGAAGATGTCGAAGTCCAAGGGTAATGTAGTAGATCCTAATGAGGTAGTGGATAAGTATGGGGTTGATTCCTTCAGGTACTTCTTACTTAGGGAAGTCCCCTTTGGCCTTGATGGGGATTTTTCACATGATGCTTTCATAAACAGGATTAACGGTGACCTTGCTGACAACTTTGGTAACCTTCTTAATAGAACTTTAGTCATGGTTGAAAGATTTTTTGATGGCATCGTTCCTGAACCTGGGGAAGAAGAGCCAGTTGATAGGGAAGTGGCTTCCTTGGCTGAGGAAACCTTAAGAAGGGCTAAGGAATATATGGATGAGTTTGGTTTCGACAAAACTTTAAGGGATATTTTCGCGTTTTCATCTCGCCTTAATAAGTATATAGACGAAACATCTCCCTGGTCTTTAGCTAAAGAGGGTAATAAAAAGAGGCTATCAAGGATTCTCTATACTGTTCTTGAAGGACTGAGGTTTCTGGTTGTTATGCTGACCCCCTTTATGCCCGAAAGCGGTGTTAAAGCTTGGAAAATGCTTGGTTTGGAGGGAAAACCAGAGGATCACGGTTTTTCCTCCTTAGTTTGGGGTAGGTTTCCAGTTGGTATCAAAGTTAAACCTGGGGAGATACTTTTCCCCAGAAAAGAGGCAGTGGTTGAACCTAAAAAGGAGGAGAGAAAAATGACCGAGTTTATAAGCATCGAGGAATTTAGGAGGATGGATTTGAGGATAGCTAGGGTTATATCTGCGGAAAGAGTGCCGAGAACCGATAAGCTTCTTAAACTTGAAATAGATGTGGGTGATGAGGTAAGAACTATAGTTGCTGGGATAGCGGAAGTTTACTCCCCTGAGGATCTTGTTGGCAAGGAAGTAGTTGTTATAGCTAATCTTGAGCCTGCGAAGATAAAAGGGATAATCTCTCATGGGATGCTTCTTGCTGCTATAGATAAGGAGGGTAGGCCAGTAATACTTAGGCCAGAGAAAGAGGTAGGGCCTGGAAGTAAGGTGACTTAA
- the rsmI gene encoding 16S rRNA (cytidine(1402)-2'-O)-methyltransferase: MPLFICPTPIGNLEDVTLRVLRILKECDVIFAEDTRRTRILLNKYGIERKKLYSYNKNNWKKRIPLLKELLSEGKSISLVSDAGTPGISDVGAEAIKFCIEEGFKIEVLPGPTAFVPALLLSGITPHPFIFYGFLPSQKGKRLKTLKGLRDLPFTLVFYESPHRIYESLCDILEMLGDRKACLVREITKLHEEALRGYLSELLAKAKDLKGEIVLVVEGNENLSKGDVKENIEERITSLLKKGLTSKEVVKKLSEEIKLPKREIYKMVLKLKRGDKD, encoded by the coding sequence ATGCCCCTATTTATATGTCCGACACCAATAGGTAACCTTGAAGACGTAACTTTAAGGGTTTTAAGGATTTTAAAAGAATGTGACGTTATATTTGCTGAGGATACAAGAAGAACTCGAATACTTCTTAATAAATATGGAATAGAAAGGAAAAAGCTTTATAGTTATAACAAGAATAACTGGAAGAAAAGGATTCCTCTTCTTAAAGAGCTTCTTTCAGAAGGGAAAAGTATTTCGTTGGTGAGCGATGCAGGTACTCCTGGAATATCTGATGTAGGAGCTGAAGCGATAAAGTTTTGTATAGAGGAGGGTTTTAAGATAGAAGTTCTCCCTGGACCAACTGCTTTTGTTCCTGCTCTCCTTCTTTCAGGGATAACTCCTCATCCATTTATATTCTATGGTTTCCTTCCCTCTCAGAAGGGGAAGAGGTTGAAGACTCTAAAGGGTCTTAGGGATCTTCCCTTTACTTTGGTGTTTTATGAATCGCCTCATAGAATATATGAAAGCTTGTGTGATATACTTGAAATGTTAGGAGATAGAAAGGCTTGTTTAGTTAGAGAGATAACCAAGCTTCATGAGGAAGCTTTAAGAGGCTACCTTTCGGAGCTTTTAGCTAAGGCGAAGGATCTGAAGGGAGAGATCGTTTTAGTGGTAGAAGGTAATGAGAATCTTAGCAAGGGAGATGTTAAGGAGAACATTGAGGAAAGGATAACTTCTCTCCTGAAAAAGGGACTTACTTCTAAGGAAGTGGTAAAGAAGCTTTCTGAGGAGATCAAGCTCCCTAAAAGGGAAATATATAAGATGGTTTTGAAGTTGAAAAGGGGGGATAAGGATTGA
- a CDS encoding methyltransferase, with amino-acid sequence MSTYTFDSILRGKLKLYQPSEGPRFGIEALLLSDFLTLRPKDKVIELGVGTGIVLLLLALKVPGIRLSGIELQPELVELARKNVEINGFSERIEIIQGDLRKIEEYFPQGAFSVVLGNPPYISLESGRLPSDKMRSIAYTEEGCTLEEFLKASRYLLSTGGRLYLIYRPFRLAELLFHMRRLKIEPKEMRFVHSKINEDAEFILVKGVRDGSPSIKVSCPLILYNEDGSYTEELKKIYMGEI; translated from the coding sequence ATGAGCACATATACGTTTGATTCTATATTAAGGGGGAAGCTTAAGCTTTATCAACCTTCGGAAGGACCGCGTTTTGGGATTGAGGCTCTTTTGCTTTCTGATTTTTTGACTTTAAGGCCGAAAGATAAAGTTATAGAGCTTGGGGTAGGAACGGGAATAGTACTTCTTCTTTTAGCCTTGAAGGTTCCTGGGATAAGGCTTTCGGGGATAGAATTACAACCTGAGCTTGTAGAGCTAGCTAGAAAGAACGTTGAGATCAACGGGTTTTCTGAAAGAATAGAAATAATTCAGGGAGACTTAAGAAAAATAGAAGAATATTTCCCGCAAGGGGCGTTTAGCGTGGTTTTGGGTAATCCTCCCTACATATCGTTGGAGAGCGGAAGGTTACCTTCCGATAAGATGAGATCCATAGCTTATACCGAGGAAGGTTGTACTCTTGAAGAGTTCTTGAAAGCTTCAAGGTATCTTCTTTCTACGGGTGGAAGACTATACCTCATCTATAGGCCCTTTAGGTTAGCTGAGCTTTTATTTCATATGAGAAGACTTAAGATAGAGCCTAAGGAGATGAGATTTGTCCATTCCAAAATTAATGAGGATGCTGAGTTCATCTTGGTTAAGGGAGTTAGAGATGGTTCCCCATCGATAAAGGTTTCTTGCCCTCTTATTCTTTATAACGAGGACGGAAGTTATACGGAGGAGCTAAAGAAGATATATATGGGTGAGATATAA
- a CDS encoding phosphatase PAP2 family protein translates to MSCLSKFGNIIGDADFILPLLLSFLCLFYILRLEKWENPILELLCLIVLTALLGNLLKVLLGRARPYMGLGELSFFNFPESLFKNDFQSFPSGHVLVATSTFSWIGMRFKGWIRLAFLFLIVIVAYNRLETNNHFFSDVAFSFALGYALTLGYLREVKGSEESWLPFDPLAFASFFKRLFS, encoded by the coding sequence GTGTCCTGTCTTTCTAAGTTTGGTAATATTATAGGAGATGCAGATTTCATTTTGCCTCTCTTGCTTTCTTTTTTATGTCTTTTTTATATCCTAAGGTTGGAAAAATGGGAAAATCCTATCCTCGAGCTCCTATGCCTTATAGTTTTAACTGCATTGTTGGGGAATCTATTAAAGGTATTATTAGGTAGAGCTCGTCCTTATATGGGTCTAGGAGAATTATCATTCTTTAATTTTCCTGAATCTCTGTTTAAAAACGATTTTCAAAGTTTCCCGTCAGGACATGTACTTGTTGCCACTTCAACTTTTAGCTGGATAGGAATGAGGTTTAAGGGATGGATAAGATTAGCCTTTTTGTTTCTTATAGTTATTGTGGCTTATAATAGATTGGAGACCAATAATCACTTTTTCTCTGATGTAGCCTTTTCCTTTGCTCTGGGTTATGCTTTGACCTTAGGTTATTTAAGGGAGGTGAAGGGATCTGAGGAGAGTTGGTTGCCTTTTGATCCTTTGGCTTTTGCTTCTTTCTTCAAACGCCTATTCTCTTGA
- a CDS encoding HU family DNA-binding protein — MTKAELVREVAEKTGMTKKDTALVVNALFEAVMDALSKGEKVQIAGFGIFEVKERAERVGRNPRTGEEIKIPPRKVPVFRVGKELKTKVTGK; from the coding sequence TTGACGAAGGCAGAGTTGGTTCGGGAAGTTGCGGAGAAAACGGGCATGACTAAGAAAGACACTGCTTTGGTTGTTAATGCTCTATTTGAAGCGGTAATGGATGCCCTATCTAAAGGAGAGAAAGTTCAGATAGCTGGTTTTGGTATATTTGAGGTTAAGGAAAGGGCTGAAAGAGTTGGCAGGAACCCTCGTACTGGTGAGGAAATTAAGATACCGCCTCGGAAGGTTCCTGTTTTCAGAGTAGGTAAAGAGCTTAAAACGAAAGTTACGGGTAAGTAA
- a CDS encoding ferritin-like domain-containing protein, whose amino-acid sequence MAEQYHEPTNELTAKDRDFTRALVSLKEEIEAIMWYQQRASATKDETIREVLEHNRDEEMEHAAMLLEWLRRNMPGWDKALKTYLFTTEPLTQIEAEVSNEEESPGGDLKLRKIKRG is encoded by the coding sequence ATGGCAGAGCAATATCATGAACCAACAAATGAACTAACAGCAAAAGACAGGGATTTCACAAGAGCGCTCGTAAGCTTAAAGGAAGAGATCGAAGCAATAATGTGGTACCAGCAGAGAGCTTCCGCCACCAAAGATGAAACCATTAGGGAAGTGTTAGAACACAACAGGGACGAAGAGATGGAGCATGCGGCTATGCTCCTTGAGTGGCTCAGAAGAAACATGCCTGGCTGGGATAAAGCTTTAAAAACTTATCTCTTTACAACTGAACCATTAACACAGATAGAAGCGGAAGTAAGTAATGAAGAGGAATCTCCAGGTGGAGATCTTAAACTAAGAAAGATTAAAAGGGGGTGA
- a CDS encoding encapsulin, with amino-acid sequence MDFLRRKLSPLTPKEWEEVDKRAKEVFSTQLYGRAIVDVLGPFGWEYAAHPMGEVEKLSKEGDTIEFGLRKALPLIELKRYFYLDLNELDKLERGHPAVDLSSLEEAVRDVASFEDGAIFEGCEKSGIKGILAYKNERNIQSSLKEEEFIESLYKALSKFKSDGIEGPYALVINIDKWVELVKGSKYYPIEEKIEDILKDGKILTTPRISDALVVSERGGDFELILGQDLSIGYEKTENSKVKLFILESFTFRVVNPEALVYLKF; translated from the coding sequence GTGGACTTCTTAAGGAGAAAGCTATCTCCACTTACACCTAAAGAATGGGAAGAGGTAGATAAGAGAGCTAAAGAAGTGTTCTCAACCCAACTTTATGGAAGAGCAATAGTAGACGTTCTTGGTCCTTTTGGATGGGAATACGCTGCACATCCTATGGGTGAAGTAGAAAAGCTCTCTAAAGAAGGAGATACTATAGAGTTTGGTTTAAGAAAAGCGCTTCCTTTAATAGAGCTAAAGAGGTACTTCTACCTCGATCTTAATGAACTTGATAAATTAGAAAGGGGACATCCTGCGGTAGACCTATCCTCCCTAGAAGAAGCGGTTAGAGACGTTGCATCTTTCGAAGACGGAGCTATCTTCGAAGGATGTGAAAAGTCTGGAATAAAAGGAATTTTAGCTTATAAAAATGAAAGAAACATACAATCTTCCTTGAAAGAGGAGGAGTTTATAGAAAGCTTATACAAGGCCTTATCTAAATTCAAGTCTGATGGAATTGAAGGACCCTACGCCTTAGTTATAAACATAGATAAGTGGGTAGAACTCGTTAAGGGAAGCAAGTATTATCCTATAGAGGAAAAGATTGAAGATATATTAAAAGATGGTAAGATTCTCACCACACCACGTATAAGCGATGCTCTTGTGGTTTCTGAAAGAGGCGGTGATTTTGAGCTTATTTTAGGACAAGACCTATCAATAGGTTATGAAAAAACAGAAAACTCGAAGGTAAAACTATTTATCCTTGAAAGCTTCACCTTTAGAGTGGTCAACCCTGAAGCTTTAGTATATCTTAAGTTTTAA